GGTAGTCACCTTTTTTTGGtattcaacttacagctaggctgaagttgcaattccagagtggaaccccccgaAAGTCTGGGTCCGCCCCTGATATGAGCATTATTGAGCAAATAACcataaatcaataactaaaaagagaattaagaaagattactaaaactaaaattattgacgaAACTGTACCTAagactataactataactaaataaAATACCAGACCACTGCATTTATTAGTTCACATACATACTCCAAGTGGAATTAAATACAGTATGAAATTCCCAGttatatattatgtaacatCCAAACATTAATATAATGGGTTTGTGACTATTATAGTGTTAGTTTAGTTAACTATAAAAGTAAAAGTGCTATTAGTAAGGTGTATAACTGGATGTGTTTTAgataactagaactagaactaaaatcAGCTCTACATTTTAACTATAATTAAAAACAAACAGAataactaaatctaaaactaaaatgaGCAAAATGGCTAAAACCAAAACTAAAATGTTTCCTTATGCGCAACTAAAACTAtatctaaaactaaaagattttcaaatgcgtaactaaaactaaaaggtttttgTGTtttttactaaaactataactaaaactacaaAGAATgaataactataactaaatctAGCTATATATAACTAAGAAAGATTACTGtatctaaaactaaaattacTGATGAATCTagctatgactataactaaaactatactCCTTATtaaaacaacactacagtgTACTGACCAACGAAATATTACACAGGAAAACCAATTAATTGGTTTAATAAGGATGAAAGCTGTTCTGGATAGCTACCAGGACAGTTCATTGTGAGTATATAGTCACATGAGCATGCAAATCTGAAGAATTatgttgtaatgtttgttgtacTGCTTATGACAATCATCTGTAAGCTGCTAAAAGTTTTTACACTTGGCTACTGACATGTTTTGCCATACAAACCCACTCTTGTATAAGCCCCTATCTAGAGCCCagcttttaaaaattttatatacTGTTATTGAAAAGGGAGGCAGCATCAGTGGAAGCTGTTCTTCAGCTACACCCTACACACAACAAAATGGGCACTGTAATAGTAACAAAAATGGGCACTGTAATTCGAGCTGTGATTTCACGACCATATCTTTGTTGTGCATCAGTCAGGTATCAAGCATTGTGTGGTGAAATTTTGAGCCacattttatataattatgtcaatACCAAATTACCAACTTATAATGATAATGATGTTCATCCACTATTGTTTGTTGTGTGAAGAGCATGTACAGGAACTAGTTTCAACCCTTCCCATAGGCTTGGTGTGTAGGTTTGACAAACTCATGACAATAATGCCAACTGAATATTGTTGCTATAGAGATGGTATATCTCTATCTATGACCACAGCCAATTGACCTGAACTTTGAACATTTCCATGCCAGGGGCATAGGGAGGGGGGGtccaaggggttcaggaactCCCCCTGTAAAATTAGATTTCTGTGTTAACAACAGGACCCTAACACActatttagtgtggcaggacaaaatgagtaaTAGTGTATGGATGGCACTGCACAAAAAATTGATAAAACTTGCATTCATCTCTTAGGTAAGGATTTACAGAGATAGCATGAGCCTTCTttcaaaagatcgatatactctaatagagcagtcatgtattaTTGTATAGCAttgattaattgattgattgattgatttttatttaAGCTCTTGCGTTCAGCTATAAGCCATTCTTCCACGCAGGAgcatatacatacaagtacatacatTAGAGTTCTCTCCATGATTAGAAGGACATTTGTCAACATTTCAAAAGTCCTATTTGTGTTTCTTTATAAGACATATGTTAGGCCGCACTTGGAATACTGTGTATCTATATGGAGCCCCAGTCTTGCTAAAGATATTTACGTATTGGAGAAAGTCCAAAAGCGGGCTACGAAGATGGTTAGGGGCCTTGGACACTTGCCATATGAACAGAGGTTAAAGTCTTTAGACTTTTACACTTTATTTCGTCGACGCCAGCGTGGTGACCTCATTGAGGTCTTCAAGATACTGAATGGGTATTATGAGATAGACCCTACAAAGTTCTTTACTTTAACTGATGTTAGCAACACTAGAGGTCATCACATGAAGCTTTTAAAATCTTACACCAGACTGAATGCTCGATCTAACTTTTTTACCCAACGTATCATTAACAGCTGGAATAGTTTACCTCAGGAAGTAGTCTCAGCTCATACT
This portion of the Dysidea avara chromosome 12, odDysAvar1.4, whole genome shotgun sequence genome encodes:
- the LOC136241335 gene encoding uncharacterized protein, which translates into the protein MVRGLGHLPYEQRLKSLDFYTLFRRRQRGDLIEVFKILNGYYEIDPTKFFTLTDVSNTRGHHMKLLKSYTRLNARSNFFTQRIINSWNSLPQEVVSAHTIASFKSELDDYWSSSGYGYEQRLTA